A single window of Rhizobium sp. SL42 DNA harbors:
- a CDS encoding circularly permuted type 2 ATP-grasp protein, with product MANKPAAEKTPPKAPASAARTARYRAVAGAADEMIDPQGKIRPVWQPFVSALEKMTEHELHERFARADRYLRDAGVFYRAYGSDGSSERAWPFSHIPVLISDAEWQVLADGLVQRADLLEQVVADIYSDNTLVQQGFLPPALIASNPEFLRPLVGIKPAGGHYLHFCSFEIGRGPDGNWWVLADRTQAPSGAGFALENRVATARAFSDIYAETHVHRLASFFGAFRSALQGQKQGNDDRIAVLSPGPANETYFEHAYIARYLGIMLLEGEDLSVVNGKVMVRTVAGLKPISVLWRRLDAAFADPLELDQNSYIGTPGMVEALRNGAVSFVNALGSGILETRALLAFMPTISRHLLGEELKLPSIATWWCGQKAERDHVARHLDRMVIGSAYSRLPFFDDNGRSVMGSRYKDSQGRTAAEWLEAEAGNLVGQEVVTLSTTPAIINGQLCPRPMSLRVFAARTKDGWQIMPGGFARIGSGNDVSAIAMQSGGSAADVWIVSDKPVDRTSLLPAEESFTRNMPGSLPSRAADNLFWLGRYIERAEGVLRILRAWHARFAESANPDQPLLAFVTDYLSDIDVDTKNGVPESLLRNIDSAVYSASNIRDRFSPDGWLALTDLSKTAKRFHERVKPGDDAAHAMTILLRKLAGFAGLVHENMYRFTGWRFLTIGRLLERGLHMTRLLGHMTGPDAPDGALDMLLEIGDNVMTHRRRYNVSTASLTVTDLLALDPLNPRSILFQLNEIRTEVEQLPNAMINGQMSSMSREAMRLHSGLAVMTPETMTAEVYTNLERELEKLSDILAQTYLG from the coding sequence ATGGCAAATAAACCGGCAGCGGAAAAGACCCCGCCCAAAGCACCCGCCAGCGCGGCCCGCACGGCCCGCTACCGCGCGGTGGCGGGTGCAGCCGATGAGATGATCGATCCCCAGGGCAAAATCCGCCCGGTCTGGCAGCCATTTGTCTCTGCCCTCGAAAAGATGACCGAACACGAATTGCACGAGCGCTTTGCGCGGGCAGATCGTTACCTTCGCGATGCCGGTGTGTTCTATCGTGCCTATGGCTCGGACGGCAGCAGCGAGCGCGCCTGGCCGTTCTCGCACATTCCCGTGCTGATTTCCGACGCCGAATGGCAGGTACTGGCTGATGGTCTTGTCCAGCGCGCCGATCTTCTCGAACAGGTCGTCGCCGATATCTATTCCGACAACACTCTTGTGCAGCAAGGTTTCCTGCCACCGGCACTGATCGCGTCAAATCCCGAATTCCTGCGCCCCCTCGTTGGCATCAAGCCGGCCGGCGGCCATTACCTGCATTTCTGTTCCTTCGAAATCGGACGCGGTCCTGACGGCAACTGGTGGGTTCTGGCCGACCGCACGCAGGCACCGTCCGGCGCAGGCTTTGCGCTCGAAAACCGCGTGGCCACGGCGCGCGCATTTTCCGACATCTACGCCGAAACCCATGTGCACCGGCTCGCCTCCTTCTTCGGCGCCTTCCGCTCGGCACTTCAGGGCCAGAAACAGGGCAATGACGACCGCATTGCCGTTCTGTCACCCGGCCCGGCCAACGAAACCTATTTCGAACACGCCTACATCGCCCGTTATCTCGGCATCATGCTGCTCGAGGGCGAGGACCTTTCCGTCGTCAATGGCAAGGTCATGGTGCGCACCGTCGCCGGCCTCAAGCCGATCAGCGTGCTCTGGCGCCGCCTCGATGCGGCTTTCGCCGATCCGCTGGAACTCGACCAGAACTCCTATATCGGCACGCCCGGCATGGTCGAGGCGCTGCGCAATGGTGCCGTTTCCTTCGTCAATGCGCTCGGTTCCGGCATTCTCGAAACCCGCGCTTTGCTCGCCTTCATGCCGACCATCTCGCGCCATCTGCTGGGCGAGGAACTGAAGCTGCCGTCGATCGCCACCTGGTGGTGCGGTCAAAAGGCCGAACGCGACCATGTCGCCCGGCATCTGGACCGCATGGTCATCGGCTCGGCCTATTCCCGCCTGCCCTTCTTCGACGACAACGGCCGCTCGGTGATGGGGTCGCGCTACAAGGACAGCCAGGGCCGCACGGCCGCCGAATGGCTTGAAGCCGAGGCCGGCAACCTCGTCGGGCAGGAGGTGGTCACCCTGTCCACCACGCCCGCGATCATCAACGGCCAATTGTGCCCGCGCCCGATGAGCCTGCGGGTCTTTGCCGCCCGCACCAAGGATGGTTGGCAGATCATGCCCGGCGGCTTCGCCCGCATCGGCAGCGGCAACGACGTGTCTGCGATCGCCATGCAGTCCGGCGGCAGCGCTGCCGATGTCTGGATCGTGTCCGACAAGCCGGTCGATCGCACCTCGCTGCTGCCGGCCGAGGAAAGCTTCACCCGCAACATGCCCGGCAGCCTGCCGAGCCGGGCTGCCGACAATCTCTTCTGGCTGGGCCGCTATATCGAGCGCGCCGAAGGTGTGCTGCGCATCCTGCGCGCCTGGCATGCCCGCTTTGCCGAGAGCGCCAACCCGGACCAACCGCTTCTCGCCTTCGTCACCGATTACCTCTCCGATATCGATGTCGACACAAAGAACGGCGTACCGGAAAGCCTGCTGCGCAACATCGACAGTGCCGTCTACTCCGCCAGCAATATTCGCGACCGTTTCTCGCCCGATGGCTGGCTGGCGCTGACCGACCTGTCGAAGACGGCCAAACGCTTCCACGAACGCGTCAAGCCGGGCGACGATGCTGCCCATGCGATGACCATATTGCTGCGCAAGCTCGCGGGCTTTGCCGGTCTGGTGCATGAAAACATGTACCGTTTCACCGGCTGGCGCTTCCTCACAATCGGCCGTCTGCTGGAGCGCGGCCTGCACATGACCCGGCTTCTGGGCCACATGACCGGGCCCGACGCGCCCGATGGCGCACTCGACATGCTGCTGGAGATTGGCGACAACGTCATGACCCATCGCCGCCGCTACAACGTCTCGACGGCCAGCCTGACCGTCACCGATCTTCTGGCGCTGGACCCGCTCAACCCGCGTTCGATCCTGTTCCAGTTGAACGAGATCCGCACAGAGGTCGAGCAGTTGCCGAACGCCATGATCAATGGCCAGATGTCGAGCATGTCCAGGGAAGCCATGCGCCTGCATTCCGGCCTTGCTGTGATGACACCGGAGACCATGACCGCCGAGGTCTATACGAACCTCGAACGCGAGCTGGAAAAGCTTTCCGACATCCTCGCGCAAACCTATCTGGGCTGA